Below is a window of Perca fluviatilis chromosome 6, GENO_Pfluv_1.0, whole genome shotgun sequence DNA.
AGACTAGCGAAGAAACGCGGAAGAAACCAAAAGACGTCTGGACGCACTCACTCGAATGGTATTTTGTCTCTTGTCATCAAACGGTAAGAAAATAAAAGTCGACATTAATcgtgtttaatgttttttttcagcgtGTTTAATGTAACGAGGTAGCTACAACGCCCTCTTGGTTAAGATCGTTACAAGGATTATTAAGCTAGCTaacactaacgttagctggcacTTCGATGTTAGCAGACATTTCCTTGCaatgcagtttgtttttttctgctcgTTAAAATCAAAAGCTCATGAATCATATCGCTCGTATATGTTCTGCTACCGTACGTTAAGTGAGTAATTTCGTTTGTTATTGTGTTGCAATTAGCTACTGCAAGACAATGCTTCTATTTGGCAAGACAAAGACACCCTGCATCCAGACAGCATTCAtgggttttctttttctcttcttttttttcttttttttacctcgGCAGGCAATGCAGCATAGTCATTTCCTGGAAGTAACTAAAGGCTATACATCCTATTTGTTTTGACACTTTATATTGTATCTCGTGACAAAGGCATGTGGGGGCGGGGCTCAATATAAGATGAGGTCATGATGGGAGCGTGGCAATGATGCAATATGAAGCTGTCAATATAGCACTTTAGTATACGTGTTATTGACTCATTGACGTGAAAGCATAATGCATCATACTTTAGATATCACCCTAACTATTTTGGCTGCTGAGTTAATTTAAACTCCTCACACTCAAAACAGTATCCACATGCACCTGACGTTACAGCCTCCGCATGTAAATCAGCAGTCAGACACTTTTAAGTAGGATGGAAGCTTAGTGGACCATCACTCCATTTACCATACCTTTCTTTTATCCTGTGACACCATTAGGCTGTCACTGTTATACTATCAACAATTCTATAGATATATACTTTTTGGGGCATGACTTTTTATCAGTGGGGAACCGTCAGGGCCTAAGATattctaaaaaataatatttaaaaagtcaTCAGTTGTAATATTATTTTGTCAATTCATAATTTGACAATCAACCTTAGACCGGAAAAATAAACCCCTCAGAACTGCCTGTTCAGTGTGTGAATATGAAGGGTTAAATGAAGCGACCTATCAGCATTTAGGCACAGGTGAGGTGTGTGGAAGGATCTCTGATAAGCAATCATGATACTCAAGAATTTAGAGGCAGTCAACGTTCATTTCAGTCAGCTAGAACTGTCAAATGAATGAGTTCAGAAAAATGCATCACTTAACTGTAatgctgcaactaacaattattttcattatcgaccAGTCAAATTTTCTTATTTTCATCGCAACTTCCCAGAGCCTAAAAGGACAtctttaaattgcttgttttgtctgatcaAAAGTTAAAAAATCCAAAGATATAAGCATCTTCTAACAGGTATTTGTCCTAGATAAatgtctttaaaagaaaaaaaatatttttaaaattgataaatcaacaaataatttcAGCACTacttaaaggggcgctatgcagtttcgCTTTTtactcgcaggtttctctatagagctcccactacagcttcggaatagatatttggcagcactgtaaaaacattgctcggtcagtctgccgtttcctcttcctctgtttctCCGACagtgctttcctagctttctgcttctttttagccagctcagccatgacaatagtgtgaaaaactccatcgctaccttgttcttgctagccggttcctggatgggggcctgtatgtgtgcagtgcctaaagcaatttgttacattgtgagacctgatatcacgtgATACTTCATCGCTGgccaaaagttgcaagggtggatTTTCCGCTTGCGGGCGCTaggggaagcgagacgaccaccattcaacccaaaaaaagtcatataaccattccaatgactccaaagtggttcagttaaggtaaattaagctaaaataaaactgcatagttcccctttaatgttATGCAACCTTTGAGTataataaattacttttaagCTAGGCCTATCTCACAAATTTGCAAAACCCTACATCCCAGACAATGTCTAGTCTGACATTATACTTGTATTGTCTTACTAATATAGAGGTCGTTGTTAACAAATAATTCATTTAATTCAAATGCTGTGGTCTATATGCTGCTGTGTTGCTACAGATGTCAGCCACTGAGGACCTTCCAGACATGGACGGAACAGACCTGTTAGGGCTGCTGTTCCAAAATGGAGAGGATGGATCTACTGAGCCGCTCTTTCCTGATGGGAATGAGCTCATTGAATCCTGGCTGTCTGAGCAAGATGTAAGACTTCATTCACAGAAAAGAAGTGAAAACTTAGGATGAAGTATATCATATTTACCCATTTGTTTCTCTTTCGTTTTGGATGACTCAAAAATGCTACCACTGTGTATTTCTATGTGCAGTAGTCTTGGTGCTAACAGTTTTTCTTCTCCCAGATGCTGACAGGAATGGACACTGAAGACTTTCTGTCCAGCTTGTTAGAGGGAGAGTACAACATGGGTGCTATCTGTCCCTCTCATTCTCCCTTGGGCAGTGACAGCGGCATTTCTGACGACAGCAGCACTGGGGCTGGAAGCAGCAACCTTCTGGGATGCCCGAGTCCTCAGGGCAGTGATAGTGATGTTGTTCCTAGTCCCAGCTACACCGAGCCCAGCCCGATGCACTCCGACCCTGCCCTGGCCCCTGGAGAGCTGCAGACAGAGAGCCTGGAGGTCCTAACAGTCCAGACGGATCACAGCTACTCTCTGCTGCAGAGCGGAGGCAGGAACATGGATGTCCTGCAGAGTGTGAGGGCAGAGAAACCAGATACAGATGTCTTCATTGATCTGGGTATGTGTAGTCCAAGAACTCTCTGATTCTGAAGTCATTTATAAGTTCTACAGGCTTAGATATATTAATATTTTGTAACTTATCCACTTAACCCCTTGATAAATACCTACAAAACACATGGGTTTAGTTCAATTTCTGAGGGATGCTGCATACATAATCAACACATGGGGGCACTTAACTTGCCTGGGAGATCAGTATGGCAGattaagtttattttaaataaaacttcTCTCGTGTCAGACGACTTGGTGAGTGAGGCAATAGAGGAGGACATAGAGGAGGACATCACAGACGAGCTGCCCTGCACTTTGGCCATAGAGGTCTCAACACAAGATTCAGCTCAAGCCAACAGTACAAACCAGGTCAGTTTTTCCTAATTTGTTTTGGTCAAACCGAAGAGTTTGTTGGAAGAAGACTGAAAGTTTCAGTTTGGTATGCTTCACTTGTTTGTGACATGATTGGCAAGCTGATTCTTTGCATGTTGCATGCTGCAACTGTGGTACCATCTTGTATATGTGATAAAAAATGTTGGTCTTTTCACCATTTAGTTCCAGTTTAAAGAGATTGTGCTCACTGAGGAGGAGAAGCGGCTTTTGGGGAAAGAGGGAGCAACTATTCCCACACACATGCCTCTTACAAAGGTAATACATGCcgacagttttttttccttctttttttacttGAGTTAATTGGCAGCATTGTAAACTGGCCTGGATAAGAACATCTGCCCaatgttgtaaatgtttgtATAATAATGACCATACTCAGACAAAATGCTAATACATCAGaattattgttcatttttgtAGCAATGGTTATACAATAAAACCGAACATGTTCTGTGTTTCTATTGGCCatatgtaaatgtttttgtctttatagCTCGGTATTATAGCTTTTTagatttttactttttgaatttatatatatatatatatatatatatatatatatatatatatatatatatatacacacacacacacacacacacacacacacacacacacacacacacacacacacacacacactgtatgtgtTTCAACATTGTGCTGAAATTCTCATCTCTGTGTAACAGGCAGAGGAGAGGACCTTGAAGAAGGTCAGGAGGAAGATCCGCAACAAGCAGTCTGCTCAGGAGAGCCGCAAGAAGAAGAAGGTCTATGTTGATGGACTGGAAAACAGGTGAGATGAAGAGGTGAAAATGACAACAAGTGAGAAATGAATTCTCTCTATTCAATTATTAAACATAGATACAGACATGTTTACATCTGTTCTTAGGATAAGAACTTGGAACTAGGTcatgttctgcatttctgcctTAGAAGATGACTAAAAcaatttgattatcaaaatagtttccaattcttttttcttttcttttttttttgtcgatcAGCAAATTGATGAATCAACAAATTTTTGCGGCCCTACAGTCAAGAGATTTTTTGTCTTTAAACACAGTTATTAATATATGAGGTGTTGTAGCTATTCTGTCAAGCTCAAGAACACAGGCTGCAGGGAGAACTTAAAGAAGAACTGAGCAACAATTCTGTCTGCCTAGTTCCCCGTGGCTAGTTATGCTAGCAGTGATTTATTATACGTCTTTCTTTATATGGTTGGTCCAGTACTCTATGTACGTTTGGATAAATATACTAATTACTCAATGTCTACCACAGGGTTGCCATCTGTACTGCACACAACCTGGAACTACAGAAGAAAGTCCAAATGCTTCAGAAACAGAACATGTAAGAACTCTGAGATATTGCTTTTGTATGAGCACGTAATAACACGTGTCTAGAAAGTGTTTTTGAATCTGTTGATGGCTGTTAAAGTAAATGTGTCATCTTGGTTCTAACAGCTCCTTGATAGAGCAACTGAGGAAGCTACAGGCCATGGTGAAGATGTCGACAATGAAGGCCAGCACAACCAGCACTTGTGTCATGGTAAATTTGTTGACTTGTTTTTCTCTCCTGATTATTGTTCCCGTATGTGTCAAGTTCTTTGTCATGCtgcagtatttttttattttttttcactctctCCTTGGCTTTGCCCTCCAGGTCTTCctactctctttctgtctcatcATCTTCCCGTCAGTCAATCCATTTGGCGGAAACAGACAACAGAAGGAACTCTACACACCCTCCTCCAGTGAGTTACCTCACAATTAGTCATTTTCCAAGCTTTATTGCCATGTCTTTTTGGTACCCATAATTTGTTGAATTCTTCGTCAAGATAGAATGTCTATTCAGTGTGCAGACTGTATATTGCAAttttatctatccatccatccatcattatTGCAGTCATCTCCCGGACCTTGCGCTCACTGCCAGAAAGCACAGATGCCATATCCTACATTGAGCCTGAAGATGAGGAGCTCCTCTTAGTGCCCCAAGCAGATGTAGAAAACGTTAAAGCCATGTTCGCAGGCGGTCAGAAGAATCACACCCCCGACTACCAGAGGGTGGAGCAGCCTGACTCTGAAACAGGAGTCAACAGCAACTCGTCGGCAGACTTCCCCAGCCCCTCTCAGGCTGCAGAGATGAAGGCCGGGCCGGCTGGCGGAGTAGGGGCCTTACAGGAAGGATCCATTGATGTCGCAGTGGCGTACGAGGTCACAGCGTCCAGCGATAAATGGATAGACCGGAACCCCCCGTCTGTCATACTGCAGCAGCACCGCTCAGATGAGATGTAGTGGGGAGAGGTTGATCAATATAACCAGCAGAGGGAGCCATATTCCTAATGTTTTAGGTACCATAGGGAAGCTTAAACTTACAAAAGGATGAAGGGAACATACCAGTAATGATCAAGATATATTTTCCCCCTCCAACAGCTGATGTACTACTGTTACTTTATTTGCACTTTGTTCTGATTTCCTTATTCCAGTTGGCAAAAAGAACTGGAGAGAGATTTCCATATTTCAGAGTAAACGACCTAAAGAATAGAACATTGCAGCGATATAGCGACTACATGCTTGCGTTGCTGGAGGCCACATGCAACTTAAGTAGCACTGAGGGCTCTAATTGCATTGCACAAAACGGTGCTGATGACCAAAACCTGTTGGCACCACTACAGGAATCTTAATAAAGAACTGGCAGAAGATTACTTTAAGAAAAGTATTAATTGATGGCATTGTTATTTATCACCAAATTCTAGGGGGAGCTTTGCTTGACGCTAGTCCGTCTGATCACCTCTAGCAGATCTAAATGTTAACCTATGGTGCTCATGAATCACTCTCCCATAGTAAATTATTGTGAAAATAAGTAGTCCCAACAGTTTGCGCTGCAAACTAGCCGGCAGCATCCATCGCGTAGTAGAATATAGGCTGCTTGATTATCATAAAGCTTGATCAAAGTGGTTGTTGGACCACCGTAATGCTTAAGCCATTGCAGGACATTTGGCCATTTAGAAGACTTGTAAAGTTTGTTAGAATTTCCCTTGTAACAAGGGTATCCATGCTCCTTTTAATTTCGGAatgctttgtttttatgttgtacAGTAAAGCAAGAAATAATGTCTGCAAAATATAGAGCACTGAACCCTTGAAGTTGTCATTGTTAGCCAAACCCAATCCACCCCTACgatctcctcttttcaccttcaTGGGACTGTTTTTACCTTTCTAAACATGTCTGAAATACCTTAGCACCTGTGTGCACAGAATAAGGGATTTAAAATGTTTGCTCAGTAAACCTTGGTGCAGTATACTCAGAAATGTAATGACCTGTTTTGTCAGTGaggcatttttgtcattttttggaGGGGTATTTTTATGTTACTCTAAGTAATACATGGAATCTAAATGGTATTGGAAATGTTTTGTTATAATCGACAGTCAATGAGATTTTAAATGTTGATCATGTTGAACAAATGCACTGACATTTGACATAGTTCaataattaaatgtaaataCACTTAAATGATTGTAGCTCTTCTGTACATTTCAACTCTTTATGTAAAACATGTCTGGACATCTATgataataaactttttttttatatatcaaaATGACACTGAATTTTTCTTGATCAGTTTTATTGACGAAGGCATAGAAGAATATCTGTCTACGATGAATTGTACAACTTGTTCAACTTGAGGAGGCTGTCAACCATACGTGACATGAAATCAAATATTACAAAGGAGAAACGGTCggcttagtctcgctttgccagaccttcctcaacaCTACGCTGTAGtgtttaacattttgtttttaggaTTTACCTAAGAAGTTATCTCTACACACCTATGTAAGTGTGTTTAAAATGTTCATCTCAGTTTCCATAATATTTCTTTATCTACTTTAACAGACCTACAGTGCAATTTTAGTGACATTTTCACAGACAAATTACTGCTCCGGTGCtaccagtacaaccacagtctggaACCGTTTGCCACAGCTTTTGACCATTCTAGTTTTTGGGAGTTAGTTGCCTTGCTCAAGGTTTAATTTATCTTCCATTTGGATTTTCACAGCCAGCCTGGGATTTTCCCCATTCTCTTAGCCCTTACTGCATTCAAAACTGTAAAAGTCAAAAAATTCCAACAGGATTTATGAAAAATCGTTTATCGGACTTCCATATCACAGAGTGCATTGGATTTCTTTTTATATGTACTACAATTTCACTGTGTATTggctttgttttttaaataacatgtACCTGTATGGATAATAAAGGGGCCTTTTGAAGGCAGgcattttaaattaatgtaGACTGTAAATTCAAACTGTTCATTCAAAGATTTGCactcttttctatttttgtacATATCCCTGTTCCATGCTCCATGGCTGGTAAACAATATTTGTCTGACTTTAGAAGTAACCTCAGCTGTCGGGGAATGACGGCATATAGGGGACTGGTTTGTGACTCACAAGTGTGAGGTTGGAATCATGAGTCACCATGAGCTTCTTCAACACATTGAGACCTGTGGTTGAGACTAGTTGTGTAGTGAGGGGAAAGGTCACTGTTTGAATGACCAGCAGGTGGCGGTGTCAGTCCAGATGTCTGACACTGAGCGCTTGGCTCTATGCAGGGCGAGTTGTTCAGCAGCCATACCCCATCGGTGGTGTCGATTCGGCGCTTTGGACCTTTAGGTTAAAGGTATCTTTATATATCAGTCAAAGACGTGTCAGAGTGGTTtattatttgacttttcaattAACAAGAAACTTGCAAAGAAAGCAACCTTCAACAGAGTGAAATATTCCTGTAACTATTCTCCCGTAGCTGGGTCACACACCGCCTTCGGTGGTCGAAAGATGCCGTGGGCAGTGATAGTCTCAGTGTCCGCcagagatgctcacaagtcTCTGAGGTGTAGCCTAGGCTAGGCTACTTTGTAGTAGGCCTACTTATAACCCTGTTTTGTTGCATCAATGTCTCCGAATTACTCATTAGTCTCAATTAGTGCTTATAGGCTTCTATAGTAGCCTAGGTAAACATCATTTTCAAGTTAATACAAGACCAGCCACCCGGTGTGTAAACATGCACAGCCTTCGGCATCTGTCTCAAAAGATATGACGTTGAATGTAAACATATGCAGGCAGGCACTGATAAGATAAACTGGTCACGACTGGCCGTGGCACGCGCTTTTCGGGAGTGGCCCACGCGCATCTGTCGGGCATCTGCCGCAGGGCACTGAATGAATGGAGTGGGGTAataactctcacacacacacacacacacacacacacacacacacacacacacacacacacacacacacacacacacacacacacacacacacacacacacacacacacacacacacacacacacacacacacacacacatcccccaGCCTCATGAAAGGGCCGGGAGCAGGTGGAGGACGTGAGTATTGTTGTGACACAAAAGTCGCCTTTTCTCTCCGAAACGACACGCGTCAAGTCAGACTGGCAATTAAAAGCTTCATTTTCAATGGGGGAACAAAAAGTGGCGTGTGCCGTCTCAAGCTGTTTTGGTCACTCCTCTAAACACATGTCGCCATCAAGACATCTCGCCCTATTTGGGTCAGGACAGATTTGCCGGGACACCGGTCTCGCTCGCGAGACAGTTCTGTAACTCCCGTACAGACTGTAAACACATGCGTTGAGTAACCAGCTCACCTTTAACAAGCTGTTTATTGAGAGCAAGGCAAGACTAGACATCAGGGAAAGTTTGGATGGGCTATATATAACACAGCAGTGATTCCCCACGCTGGGGAAGTCCAGTCCTTAAAAGATTTTTCCAGAGTTTATCATGGGATAGATTCATTTCACCACCGATTccactgctgttttttttctttcttctttcctttgaCTAATTTGATATTCGATTTAATTATCACCTGTAGGACGATGGTCTGACAAGGGAAAACATCACATGGTGCCACATCACATGGTGCCAATCATATAACCACCACCACTAGTGATGATCAACGCGGTGAATAAACGACCTCCACCTGTGATCATCATAATgcaaacaataataacaaaaataataataataataatagggatgctaaaaaatattttatttttagtttattcTTCAAAAGCAAATGTTTAATACCACATGATTTATATGTATGCATTATAAATGTAAGTCATATATGCCACACTGTTATTTACTGTGTGATATTCAGGTGGTCAATTGAAGCCACggtgtgttgtattgtgttagtAGCCTACTATCTGCAGAGATAGACACCGTAAACAggactttactttaagtttgaGTTAATATGGTGATGTTGGATGTTGACAAGGCTAGAGGGAATCGGTGGTGGGTGGGGGGCATTTCAAGAAAGATTGTAATCTTGCCCCACGTGGGGTTGTCAACATGCTCAGCGTAACTGCCCGGGGACTTTTGCTTTCCTCATCACGACTGCTCTGAGCCAATGGTAGGAGGCATGAGCGGAAAAGACCGCCCATGCCGAGAAACTACGCTGATCTGCTATAAATCCACCCACAGACTGTTCCGAGCTCAGAATAACGCAAGAGACTACATAGAGAACTACacagccttttctgttcactgcAAAAATCTCGATCGCGCTTGGATTATAACTATGACTCTGGAAGAGATCCGCGGACAAGAGAACACAATGGAAAACGCAGATAGGTAAATATTTTACCCATGGATATAACATTATTCtattatatttaatgttttaatacctgtttaccTAAATGTGCGCAGTGTTCTGAtgatgtgtattttctttttgtcaaggGTGCAAAGTGCAGGCGCAGCCCTGGAAGAGCTGCTGGTCGCTGCTAAGAAGCAGGATTACCTGACAGTTGGAGTTTATGAATCTGCTAAAGTCATGAATGTGTGAGTATTGCAATTCGTGAAACGTGTAACTGCAGTTGTCTTTTACAATTGTCTTTGTTTTAAGCGTACGCATGAAAGAATGTTTTGTGACGTCGACTCTTGTCCTTTCCACAGTGACCCAGACAGCGTGGCATTCTGCGTCCTCGCCACCGATGAGGAGTACGAATGTGACATTGCTCTCCAGATCCACTTCACCCTCATCCAGGCGTTCTGCTTCGATAACGACATCAACGTGGTGCGCGTCAATGACATCGAGCGCCTGGCCGACCTCGTGAGCGCAGACGAGACCGGCGAGCCCAAGGACGCGCACTGCATTCTTGTCACGGTACGTTCCCGGGAGCACCCACTCATCAGTCAGGAGCTGGTAGCCAGTGAATCATGCATGCATCACTCCTACGTCTGAATGCTCTGCACATGCTGCCAAGTTACTGCATGTCTACACAGCCTATATGTCTGTTTCAGGTGTTCTGATTCTAattatcttattattattttttatttcagagcCCCAGTGCAAACCCATGGAAAGACCCGGCTCTGGACAAGTTGAGCCTGTTCTGTGAGGAGAGCCGCAGTGTGTACGACTGGGTGCCCACCATCACGCTCCCAGAGCGCTGAAGTGACATCCCACTAACAATGCTtcacatgatgatgatgaagatgatgaaaaGAAAGTCAAGGAGCTGAGCCTCAGTTGGGGTTGTGAAGCCTTTCTGCCTCACTTTCTGGATTAAGGGGCTGTGGCTGTAACCCCCTGCAAGAGCACAACCTACCAGTGCATTCTGGGTCAGCACGTTGGTTCTGGATTACCCTGAGGAAGGGTTCAAGTTCAGAAGTCAAGTGCAGACTGGGTCAGGTGAATGTGGAATGGACAGAAAGCCTGATGGACACAGAAGGATTTGGAATGTACTGCAAAGTGCATGAATAGACGAGAAGTGGCGTCCCTGCTGCTGCCCTAGTTAAAAGGCAATGGGGAACTGAGCGGAGCAGGTCACAGAGACCTTGCAAGAAATGGACTTGTGAAAGTGCAGAGGCTGGACTGAATCTCATCAGAGGGTAACAAGGAAGATGCT
It encodes the following:
- the gadd45ga gene encoding growth arrest and DNA-damage-inducible, gamma a, yielding MVGGMSGKDRPCRETTLICYKSTHRLFRAQNNARDYIENYTAFSVHCKNLDRAWIITMTLEEIRGQENTMENADRVQSAGAALEELLVAAKKQDYLTVGVYESAKVMNVDPDSVAFCVLATDEEYECDIALQIHFTLIQAFCFDNDINVVRVNDIERLADLVSADETGEPKDAHCILVTSPSANPWKDPALDKLSLFCEESRSVYDWVPTITLPER
- the creb3l3l gene encoding cAMP responsive element binding protein 3-like 3 like, which gives rise to MSATEDLPDMDGTDLLGLLFQNGEDGSTEPLFPDGNELIESWLSEQDMLTGMDTEDFLSSLLEGEYNMGAICPSHSPLGSDSGISDDSSTGAGSSNLLGCPSPQGSDSDVVPSPSYTEPSPMHSDPALAPGELQTESLEVLTVQTDHSYSLLQSGGRNMDVLQSVRAEKPDTDVFIDLDDLVSEAIEEDIEEDITDELPCTLAIEVSTQDSAQANSTNQFQFKEIVLTEEEKRLLGKEGATIPTHMPLTKAEERTLKKVRRKIRNKQSAQESRKKKKVYVDGLENRVAICTAHNLELQKKVQMLQKQNISLIEQLRKLQAMVKMSTMKASTTSTCVMVFLLSFCLIIFPSVNPFGGNRQQKELYTPSSIISRTLRSLPESTDAISYIEPEDEELLLVPQADVENVKAMFAGGQKNHTPDYQRVEQPDSETGVNSNSSADFPSPSQAAEMKAGPAGGVGALQEGSIDVAVAYEVTASSDKWIDRNPPSVILQQHRSDEM